The proteins below come from a single bacterium genomic window:
- a CDS encoding phospholipid carrier-dependent glycosyltransferase codes for MTAATPTSRLPGPGYSSGRASGTRKPGDTKHGRHARTADSGQSGASLAGRRRTADPGRFLLPALLGLYVVLSILLFDPKLGTFGDNAIYLILGKSLAGGNGYRDLYLPGAPVHTQYPPGFPVILAGITLLCGGVNVLAAKLFVVLTGIGAMFFIYRLCELTFPKRAWPIMALFASVPALVENNHWVLSEMPFLLATVAALYCLVLADQRSRATAVRLRVGACGLAVAASFIRTAGVAVVLGVLLFFLVRRRYRELVLLVLLFAAATLPWQLHNTGAGHTQPYLEQLLARQPYSLEQGRAGISDWALRVWQNLRDYAATVIPRMLFPTRDDSWYEIISGIILSLLAAIGFLRSFRKPASQTPVGQLASKAPVGRVGALQSCAVFAAPLLLCWPNIWVSERLLLPFLPLVIVFLFYGLDWLGAKLGWRRFAPAFIGALVLANTVHMASLAGKAVSDNLGYLRGDRCSGYEVDWRRYFEAIDWIKAQTPADAVVMARKPEFVYLLSGRQSYCYPITTDSAKIKLSLRRCQYVLADNFQWTRTTPMLLMPVLHDNPGLWSLLFTTSPPKFYVLSVVQGTQVSRPTPAYGRE; via the coding sequence ATGACTGCCGCAACGCCGACCAGCAGGCTGCCCGGACCCGGATACTCCTCAGGCAGAGCTTCGGGGACCAGAAAGCCTGGCGATACGAAGCACGGACGTCACGCCCGGACAGCCGACAGCGGGCAGTCCGGAGCCTCACTCGCCGGGCGACGTCGGACCGCCGACCCTGGCCGCTTCCTCCTGCCCGCACTGCTCGGCCTCTACGTGGTGTTGTCGATCCTGCTGTTTGACCCCAAGCTTGGGACGTTCGGCGACAACGCTATCTACCTGATACTCGGCAAGTCGCTGGCCGGGGGCAACGGCTATCGGGACTTGTACCTGCCGGGCGCGCCCGTGCACACCCAGTACCCACCCGGATTCCCGGTCATACTCGCGGGCATCACACTACTTTGCGGCGGCGTCAACGTTCTGGCCGCGAAGCTCTTCGTCGTCCTCACCGGTATCGGGGCGATGTTCTTCATCTATCGCCTTTGCGAGCTCACCTTCCCGAAAAGGGCCTGGCCGATAATGGCGTTGTTTGCCTCAGTGCCCGCACTGGTCGAGAACAACCACTGGGTCCTGTCCGAGATGCCATTCCTCCTCGCTACGGTGGCGGCCCTGTACTGCCTCGTGCTTGCGGACCAGCGGTCAAGGGCAACGGCGGTCCGCCTGCGGGTGGGAGCCTGCGGGCTGGCGGTCGCAGCCAGCTTCATACGGACGGCGGGTGTGGCGGTAGTTCTCGGCGTGCTCCTCTTTTTTCTCGTGCGCCGCCGATACCGCGAGCTTGTCCTGCTCGTGCTGCTCTTTGCCGCCGCGACCCTTCCCTGGCAGCTCCACAACACCGGGGCCGGCCACACGCAGCCCTACCTTGAACAGTTGCTGGCCAGGCAGCCCTATTCGCTTGAACAGGGACGTGCCGGCATCTCCGACTGGGCGCTGCGGGTGTGGCAGAACCTGCGCGACTATGCGGCAACAGTCATCCCCCGAATGCTCTTTCCTACCCGCGACGACTCCTGGTACGAGATCATCTCCGGCATTATCCTGTCCCTGCTGGCGGCAATCGGGTTCCTCCGCAGCTTCAGAAAGCCGGCCTCGCAGACCCCTGTCGGACAGTTGGCCTCAAAGGCCCCTGTCGGACGGGTCGGCGCACTCCAGTCCTGTGCGGTCTTCGCCGCGCCGCTGCTCCTCTGCTGGCCCAATATCTGGGTGAGTGAACGGCTTCTCTTGCCCTTCCTGCCGCTGGTCATCGTTTTCCTGTTCTACGGGTTGGATTGGCTCGGGGCGAAGCTGGGCTGGAGACGGTTCGCGCCCGCATTCATCGGGGCGCTTGTGCTTGCCAATACGGTTCACATGGCCTCGCTGGCCGGCAAGGCGGTGAGCGACAACCTCGGATACCTGCGGGGTGATCGCTGCTCCGGCTACGAAGTGGACTGGCGCCGCTACTTTGAGGCTATTGACTGGATCAAGGCGCAAACGCCCGCAGACGCGGTGGTGATGGCCCGCAAGCCCGAATTCGTCTATCTCCTCTCCGGCCGGCAATCCTACTGCTACCCCATCACGACGGACAGCGCAAAGATCAAGTTATCCCTCCGGCGGTGCCAGTACGTCTTGGCCGACAACTTCCAGTGGACCCGAACCACTCCCATGTTGCTCATGCCCGTGCTCCATGACAACCCAGGTCTGTGGTCGCTGCTCTTCACCACGTCGCCGCCCAAGTTCTACGTCCTCAGTGTCGTGCAGGGGACGCAGGTCAGCCGACCGACCCCGGCCTACGGCCGGGAATAG
- a CDS encoding nitroreductase family protein, giving the protein MFGALCAVVFAVVFSAPLPVSGQAESLPAPVRHGYSFEQLSNSRYSVHAGFDDSLPAQVMANVLWAMSRAPRAGSEYREFYVATPENVYRYDPSNLLLTLYRAGDHRYNSGSAFEVGVAAGRPEETGMAIQAGLLAGTAFRRMTNDEGRTSNGGQSAINVVSCPMEWAADHAAADWNPAHPIRMVNVFGSAPAAPLDTVCVARSTDSSLPLPHVVGPDTFEAVVADLGQDSSFSPVELSQENLSQLCWAAYGVTPHATYNRRQGLTVPSAMADYYLTDRIYVVGQDEVGRYHNRLADTEVTTRDHRLEPVTIGDRRPQLRAASTRIPGSAPTYFVVCVPDTTSESALMEAGFAGFQLLAQARALGLAGCLVVPLSRAERRDIVTALQLPDGHVPALVFAVGEAGAGAAQRGPAAGVVTIVRAQSAMRQSSLQVEYRLSQAGQVRAQVYDMLGRPVRLLVNEQQSSGYHTVVWDGTGEDGARQKRGTYLLVIISGGTVAQHKVNIG; this is encoded by the coding sequence ATGTTCGGAGCCCTGTGCGCGGTAGTGTTTGCCGTGGTGTTCTCCGCACCGCTGCCTGTCTCGGGCCAGGCGGAGAGCCTGCCCGCGCCGGTCCGGCACGGTTATTCGTTCGAGCAGCTCTCCAATAGCCGGTACTCGGTCCACGCCGGGTTCGACGATTCGCTGCCGGCTCAGGTGATGGCCAACGTCCTGTGGGCGATGAGCCGGGCGCCGCGCGCGGGCAGCGAGTACCGTGAGTTCTACGTGGCCACGCCGGAGAATGTGTATCGGTACGACCCTTCGAATCTTCTCCTGACGCTGTACCGCGCCGGGGACCACCGCTACAATTCCGGCTCGGCGTTCGAGGTCGGTGTCGCCGCCGGCCGGCCGGAGGAGACCGGCATGGCGATTCAGGCCGGGCTGCTCGCCGGAACCGCGTTCCGGAGAATGACGAATGACGAAGGTCGAACGTCGAATGGCGGACAATCAGCAATCAACGTGGTGAGCTGCCCGATGGAGTGGGCGGCAGACCACGCCGCGGCCGATTGGAATCCCGCCCACCCGATTCGGATGGTGAACGTGTTCGGCAGCGCCCCGGCGGCACCGCTGGATACCGTCTGCGTGGCCCGGTCAACGGACTCGAGCCTGCCGCTGCCGCACGTGGTCGGGCCCGATACGTTCGAGGCAGTGGTCGCCGACCTGGGTCAGGATTCTTCGTTCAGCCCGGTTGAGCTTTCACAGGAGAACCTGTCGCAGCTCTGCTGGGCCGCCTACGGAGTGACCCCGCACGCCACCTACAATCGCCGGCAGGGGCTGACCGTGCCGAGCGCGATGGCCGACTATTATCTCACGGACCGCATCTATGTGGTCGGGCAGGACGAGGTGGGCCGGTATCATAACCGGCTCGCCGACACCGAAGTGACGACGCGCGACCACCGGCTGGAGCCGGTGACTATAGGCGACCGCCGGCCGCAGTTGCGGGCAGCCTCGACCCGGATTCCCGGAAGCGCGCCGACCTATTTCGTGGTCTGCGTGCCGGATACAACATCGGAATCGGCCTTGATGGAGGCGGGGTTTGCCGGGTTCCAGTTGCTCGCGCAGGCAAGGGCGCTCGGACTTGCCGGGTGTCTCGTGGTGCCGCTCAGCCGGGCCGAGCGGAGGGACATTGTCACGGCGCTCCAACTGCCCGACGGCCACGTTCCGGCGCTGGTCTTCGCGGTCGGCGAAGCCGGAGCCGGCGCAGCGCAGCGCGGTCCGGCGGCCGGGGTCGTCACCATCGTCCGGGCGCAGTCGGCGATGCGCCAAAGCAGCCTGCAGGTCGAGTACCGGCTGAGCCAGGCCGGGCAGGTAAGGGCCCAGGTCTACGACATGCTCGGTCGGCCGGTCAGGCTGCTCGTGAATGAGCAGCAGTCATCCGGCTATCACACGGTAGTCTGGGACGGGACCGGCGAAGACGGCGCGCGGCAGAAGCGCGGCACGTATCTGCTCGTCATCATCTCCGGCGGAACCGTCGCGCAGCACAAAGTCAACATCGGCTAG
- a CDS encoding type II toxin-antitoxin system Phd/YefM family antitoxin: MKRVALAEVKDHLSEYLNEAAEEEVVITRHGRPAGVLIGFAGEDDWFDYRLENDPRFVARIARARGSARAGKAIPWEDVQAGAESASGGFSVSDRPATRSPRRRSRT, translated from the coding sequence ATGAAGAGAGTAGCGCTGGCTGAGGTAAAGGACCACCTTTCCGAGTATCTGAACGAGGCGGCAGAGGAGGAAGTCGTCATCACCCGACATGGCCGTCCGGCCGGTGTGCTCATCGGCTTCGCCGGCGAGGACGACTGGTTCGACTACCGGCTGGAGAACGATCCGCGGTTTGTCGCACGGATCGCGAGGGCGCGGGGTAGTGCCCGGGCCGGGAAGGCCATTCCGTGGGAGGACGTGCAAGCGGGCGCGGAGTCGGCCTCGGGCGGGTTCAGCGTTTCAGACCGGCCGGCCACACGTTCACCCAGGCGGCGAAGCCGCACTTAG
- a CDS encoding ORF6N domain-containing protein, with product MTAPKDSGYLIPAERIDSAILEIRGERVMLDVDLAEVYGVTTRRLKEQVRRNRERFPEGFMFELTLDEKDELVAKCDRLVALRHSSSRPYAFTEHGTVMLASVLRSKRAVDVSVFVVRAFIRMRRMLADQRQLAIKLAELERKLATHDRNFQVVFATIKQLMLPPAPRKKRIGFITDDDKPGHTGSGSDFVARDRRRRRR from the coding sequence GTGACCGCGCCCAAAGACTCCGGATACCTCATCCCCGCCGAGCGAATAGACAGTGCCATTCTGGAGATACGTGGCGAACGTGTCATGCTGGACGTCGACCTGGCCGAAGTCTACGGCGTCACGACCCGCCGACTGAAGGAACAAGTCCGGCGCAACCGGGAACGATTCCCCGAAGGTTTCATGTTCGAGTTGACACTCGATGAGAAGGATGAACTGGTCGCAAAATGCGACCGGTTGGTGGCGCTCAGGCACTCGTCAAGTCGCCCCTACGCATTCACGGAACATGGAACTGTCATGCTCGCGAGCGTCCTGCGATCCAAACGGGCGGTCGATGTCAGCGTCTTTGTGGTGAGGGCGTTCATACGAATGCGTCGCATGCTGGCCGACCAGCGACAGCTCGCCATCAAGCTCGCCGAACTTGAACGCAAGCTGGCCACGCACGACCGGAACTTCCAGGTGGTCTTTGCCACTATCAAACAGCTCATGCTGCCGCCTGCGCCAAGGAAGAAACGTATCGGATTCATCACCGACGACGACAAACCCGGCCACACCGGCTCAGGCTCGGACTTCGTCGCTCGCGATCGGCGCCGACGCAGGCGCTGA
- a CDS encoding Fic family protein has translation MTFEPKFTVSARLLTLVEEVAALRQQVVSSAVQVAWIPRLQQEARVRNTHSSTAIEGNPLTQAQVRALAEGREVPAIADRSRQEVLNYFAGLRLIETHAKKKTVTRRDVLRLHAIAAHGVMDQGQSGEFRRIQVWVGGHVPPPPERVEELMAALLDWWNGPARKLSSVISSAVLHYRFEEIHPFGDGNGRVGRLLALWELYRRGFDTHHIFAVDEYYWHDRPRYYRQLADVRKHGGNLTGWLEYTAEGLLKALGNARDRIQAISAESGSEPILLRPRQEQLLRMLRDEGQLAPRRIWEGLGVSRQGAMDLLRPLLAAGLVKRIGTRKSGKYTLAQ, from the coding sequence ATGACATTTGAGCCGAAGTTCACGGTTTCGGCCCGACTGCTGACGCTGGTCGAGGAGGTTGCGGCGCTACGCCAGCAGGTGGTCTCTTCGGCCGTGCAGGTGGCGTGGATTCCCCGGCTGCAGCAGGAGGCACGGGTGCGCAATACGCACAGCTCGACCGCCATCGAGGGCAATCCGTTGACCCAGGCCCAGGTCCGGGCGCTGGCTGAGGGCCGCGAGGTCCCGGCGATCGCGGACCGGTCCCGGCAGGAGGTGCTGAACTACTTCGCCGGGCTGCGGTTGATCGAGACGCACGCGAAGAAGAAGACGGTCACGCGCCGAGACGTGCTGCGGTTGCACGCGATTGCGGCGCACGGCGTGATGGACCAGGGACAATCGGGCGAGTTCCGCCGGATCCAGGTCTGGGTCGGCGGGCACGTGCCGCCTCCGCCGGAGCGGGTGGAGGAACTCATGGCCGCGCTCCTGGATTGGTGGAACGGGCCGGCGCGTAAGCTGTCTTCGGTCATTTCCTCCGCGGTCCTTCACTATCGGTTCGAGGAGATCCATCCGTTCGGCGACGGCAACGGCCGGGTCGGACGGCTGCTGGCTTTGTGGGAACTCTACCGGCGGGGTTTCGACACCCACCATATCTTCGCGGTTGACGAGTACTACTGGCATGACCGTCCGCGCTACTATCGGCAGTTGGCGGACGTGCGCAAGCACGGCGGCAATCTGACCGGCTGGCTTGAGTACACGGCCGAAGGTCTGCTTAAGGCGCTCGGCAATGCGCGGGACCGGATTCAGGCGATCTCGGCTGAGTCCGGGAGCGAGCCGATTCTGCTCCGTCCGAGGCAGGAGCAGTTGCTGCGCATGTTGCGCGACGAGGGACAGCTGGCCCCGCGCCGGATATGGGAAGGGCTGGGCGTCTCCCGGCAGGGCGCGATGGACCTGCTGCGACCGCTGCTTGCGGCCGGGCTGGTGAAGCGCATCGGCACGAGGAAGTCGGGCAAGTACACGCTGGCGCAGTAG
- a CDS encoding type II toxin-antitoxin system RelE/ParE family toxin yields MKYRVAFAPEALDDYRRLSARTRAEVRDAINRHLLHQPTRLSRSSIKRLRGTRKPQYRLRVGDVRVFYDVREDEVVVLAVVEKSRAAEWLEKTGEFDEESSAG; encoded by the coding sequence ATGAAGTACCGGGTCGCATTCGCGCCCGAAGCCCTCGATGATTACCGCCGCCTCTCGGCCCGAACCAGGGCCGAAGTCAGGGATGCCATCAACCGGCACCTGCTGCACCAGCCGACCCGGTTGAGCCGAAGCAGTATCAAGCGGCTGCGTGGGACCCGGAAGCCGCAATACCGCCTGCGCGTCGGGGACGTGCGCGTCTTCTACGACGTGCGAGAGGATGAGGTGGTGGTGCTGGCTGTTGTTGAGAAATCGCGCGCTGCGGAATGGCTTGAGAAGACTGGAGAATTCGATGAAGAGAGTAGCGCTGGCTGA